TGTGAGGGACGCTGGCTTCCATCTCGCGCCAACGGAGGTGTATAGCCGTTTCTAAAAAAAAGTGTCTAGCCTCGGAGACGTGCCCAATTCCGACAGCAACTAATTAACCAAATCATTAATTAAGGAGTACTCATTGCAAAGAACACTTCACTTCCCAAGGTCGCGACAAATGGCGTACATGCAGCGCGTCATTTGTCGCAACCCGGGAGTTTTTttttagatccgtttattcaaaacgttttatctcttaaaccgtgcgtctaaatctcgaaccgttttcatcattggattcctcgcgtcgagatcttcaaaattagataccatgttgataggttttaacgaacttttttttcacgaaaaaaaccgaaCCAGGAGCATAGTTTTTTTCCCTTtacgaaagaggcacgcccgtgcctctcgcaaaatcacaaccgtgcctctcgtgtaagcaaaatcgtgactcttgtaagggaaaaaaacagaaaacacatttttttttcgtttccgagaggcacgaccgtgactcccgcgaaagcacaaccgtgtctctcgtgaaagcaaaaccgtgactctcgcgtaataaaaagaaaacaaaaaacgcgtattttttttcctttccgagaggcacggccgtgactttctcgtaagcacaaccgtgcctctcgcggaagaaaaaccgtgactctcacgaacgaaaaaaaacagaaaacacgttttgtttttccctttccgagaggcacggccgtgactctcgcgaaagcaaaaccgagactctcgcgaaagaaaaaaaacagaaaacacggttttttttcgtttccgagaggcacggtcgtgactctcgctaaagcacaaccgtgcctctcgcggaagaaaaatcgTGAATTtcacgaaaggaaaaaaagaaaacacgttttttcgtgaaaaaaattcaaatttttttaatcgaaaagctaagaaagaccgggggaAACCAAAATGTCGAAAAAACCGaatgttgacgctcaaaagtggcacgtttataaagagtggcttgaagctatgtcaagagtaattcaaacttactattgaAAGTCACTATGAGATGGCTTTCTCCGAGAAGatcaagatgaatatgaagatggtctaaaacggagttcggatgcaaaagttatgacaacttcaaagatgctcatgttgaaaTCAGATTAAAGAATGGCTTGAAACCCAATTAAGATGTCCTTATatagaaaaatgatgaacattaaagttgtgcgtctcgtcgaaacggtggattttgatataaaaatcatcttaatccgaggtcgtatgcaacttgtgaaggcaaaacaaggtcagaaacagaagctgcagagtcatttcggaccgaccgagttgatttgatcagtgagaccgagttggtccgaaaatttaccagagagttggcaatgttgactcggtgggaccgaagcaaacTAATCGGTAAGACCGAGATTGATCCAGAAATTACAGAAAGTTACAGAGAGTGGGCcacgttcactcggtgggaccgaagcaaaccaatcggtgagaccgagattgatCCGGAAATTACCAAAGATTCgtgtccgagttaggttagggtttttgatgttttggacggaatttttagtccttttcttgtacggaaagttcagccgcctcataaatagatgagaggtgacggccgattgaacaacacacaatcgatcaaatcatctatcactttttatcttttatcttttctccttaaccctacttcttcttcttcctcgttcttcgtctgttcttcttgttgtagggcggcgaacctcgaggccctaggggcgatcaggtcgacctagggcagcccatagccgccgcgcgtccagacggggtccctcccgggcgtgcggggtttcgggtcttcaaaagcgcccaccgaattgtcttgcgtaccgcgcttccggcgggtctccttcgacatgagctgcggtgcatcaccctcggcgttggaggtacacggtgacgtgttcgtgtgcgaacaccggaaaaaaccgtttaaaaagccgaaaacgcgtgcggaaaaataaatataaaaaaatccgaagggagcgtccagagcgcgacatgtggcgaatgactgagagcgcgccaagtggcgctgatcgttgcgaggctcccgaaggagcgctcattAACTAGTTGCTCCCACTAATTAAGGAATACTCTTTCGGGAGGCTGTTCAAGTGGGCTGGGAAcgtgccacttggcgcgctctcaaaAGCCGTTGCGTGTCGTGCTCTGGATGATCTTTTCAGATTTTGTTTTTATCTTTTttacgcgttttcggcttttagaTTTTTTTTGGTTTATCGGTTTTCTCCTGGTTTTTCTTAGCTTTTGAATCAAAAAAACTTCCAATTTTTTTTGCACAAAACACATTTTTTTGTTCCTTTCGCAAGAAGCAcaaatttacttctcgtggaggcacgatTCGCTTCCGCGAGAGGTATGGTCATGCCTCTCAGAAAAGAAAACTCACCCCATTTCATCTGTGCATAAGGAAATTTCAGCCACtactgctgaagaaaatgttgctGCTGAACATTTGAAGACGCAGACTGTCACTAAGGAGGAACTGGAATTTTCTCAGCCTGAAGAAcatgcgattgagattcctgaggtcgtgatgcaactcactgacactcctatGCCGAAGCCAAATGATCCATtttcacgcaagcaaaagttcaaggccgATGATTTCTTCGACGAGCACGTATTTTtcaaagattacaacccatataactctgctcgcattaggaagaggcgtttctgtaCTGCTAGTCAaaccaatttctattcctcagtgttgttcaacaaggagaaaatcttctatcatgagcatattcctcacgtggacatagaatctctgccgtgcttcgcaccagtccttagtgttcttcacgatgctggactgttaaaattttgctctgacatctgcgattggaatgaagaactgacaTCTGAGTGTTTTATGCTTTTGTTTGTTTCCATGCGTTGTTTGTATCAGGTTTTTATTGGTTTTCTTCGGTTTTTTATTTCCATCCtttctttctgttttttatttttcttccccaGTTCTTTTGTTTTGTCAACGTTTTTGTGTTTTCACtagtttttttgggtttttcttttttaaGACATGTCTATTTTTTTCAATGCACATTGTACATTTCTAGTGTACATGTGGAGCATCTTTTTGATACATgtcgaacattttttaaatacatgatataTATTTTCCAAATATATATTAGAATATTTTTTCaatacattttaaacatttttcgaATAAATTGAACAGTTTTAATGGCAGTAATTTTTTTTAAACTAAACGAAAAATTCTTTACTatgtacaatttttttaaatgtcacagcAATTTCTGGAAACATGTACATATTTCTTTAAAATGTCAGGTACATTCTTTTGAATGGTATGAACAGTTCTTTTTATACTATGTGGACATTGTTGTACATTGTATCAACATTTATAAATATGTCATATGTGAACATTTTATAGATGTAATGTACATTTTTCTGAATGGCACAAAAAAATTTCCTCAAcattttttacatcatataagcATTTTTATATGTATTTTTTAAAATGCACGAACAATTTTGAAGTGTCACAAACAATATTTAAATGTTATCAACATTCGGTAACAGATTATTTTCATTGcattaacattttccaaattaatgttatttattttgaaatatatgtaCTTAGAATTCTTtcgaacaaaagaaataaaaaagaatgaAGAAATAGAGGAGACAAACGAACTAACCTAAGCAGAAACCTAGTGGCGGAGACAGGAGGGACTGGCAGGGGCAATGGCCCCTCCTATGATCTACTATGTATTTACCCATCCTCTCAAATGTTAATAATCTTTAAATGTGAAGGGGGATTTTTTTTAAAGTACACGGGTTGGCCCCTGTTTTTTTAAAAAAGAGgcccatggcttgcgctcatgtattgcgtgagagtgaaaatgctgaagcgcgttaaaaagtatgaaccaattgcttgactgACACCGAGatagtacatgatttatactttgtgttaagaagacagagcatggcaagactatatgattttgtagggatactgttatttagcattgatattttgaaaaacatgattTTTGTTGGCCGCCAGTGGCAGGAACCTGGGCGGGCCCAATTGAACATGGGCTTGAGGGGACGTTGGCTTCCATCTCGCGCCAATTCCGAAAgcaactaattaaggagtactctttCGGGAGCCCATTCAAGGGTCACTTGAGGTGGGCTGGGAGTGTGCCACTTGGTGCGCTCTCAGAAGTTGTCGCGTGTCGGGCTCTGAGTGAcctttttggattttatttttatttttctgtacaCGTTTTCGGCTTTTAGAATAATTTTTTTGGCTTCTTGGTTTTCTCTCGGTTTTTCTTAACTTTTGGAACAAAAAAACTTTTGATTTTTTTGCATGAAAaacatatttttttgttttttcttccgcaagaggcacaaTTTTACTTCTTATGAAGGCATGAATTCGCTTCCGCAAGAGGTATGGTCATGAAAAAAAAATGTTTTTCTCCTTCCTCGAGAGGCACGGATTTACTTTTCGTGGATCTACGGATTTGCTTATGCATCTCGCAAAAGGTAAAAAATAATGCGTTTTTTTCGACGAGGGGCATGGATTTACTTCGCGTGGAGACACGGATTTTCTTCCGCAAGAGGCAGTGCCATGCGTCTTGTAAAAggaaaaaatgtattttttttgtcacgagaggcacagatttacttctcgtggaggcacatatTTGCTACCACAAGAGGCACGGTCGTAtctctcgaaaagggaaaaaacgtGTTTCCAGTTCGGTTTCCTTCATtcacttttttcatgaataaaattttgtcaaaatctatcaacatgagAGCTAGTTTTAAAAATCTCGACACAAAAAATCCAATGGTGAAAAtgattcgagatttggacgcacggtttaagagataaaatgtttggAATAAACGAATCTACAAAAAAGGGAAAAGCTCGCAGGTTGCAACAAGTGGTGCACGTGCGACACATTTCGCAACCTGGGAGAGGTGGGATGACCTAGtacttcttaattagtgatttcggccgATTCTGCTGAACTCTTTCAAAAAAAGCTATCTCTCTAAAAAGGAAACTCAAAAGATAAGTGCCACACACGTGACACTTATCAGGGCCCAAAAGAAAATCCACTGAACCAAACAGGCCGATTGTGTTCATTGGATCCGCGCGACCGTACCTACTGCAGATGGGCCGATAAACAAACAAAATAGTTGGGCCGTGCACCACAGGTCAGTACATCGACTGGGCTATGATCCAACGAATGGACAGGTCAATCGACCGCCCTTtctctcctcctcccctctagaCTCGAGTGAGGcactgcctcgccgccgccgccgcgccgtcttcCCGGCGGCCACCCACCGCTTACCATTTACCGCCGCTCCCCTGCTCTCCGCATctccccccgcccccacccccacccccttccaCAGCATCTCCCATCCCTCCCTACCAATCAGCAGCTGGGCATCTAATCCAGCTCGAGGCTGCCGGCGCCGAGCCAGCGCTCACGGCGGCGCATCCTCACTGGCTCGGCACCCCGCGTTCCTTCTCGGTGCGCGGATTCGCTACGCATCCACCCCGGCACCGCGGTGGCGCCGCATCCGGCGTCCTTTCATCCGCGTCGCCTCCGGCCAGTGGCGCACCAGGTGTTCGACATCGTTCCCCTGAGGGAGTTCTGTTATGTTCTTGGCCAGACGACCGTCTGGGTTGTCTAATATCAGCAGGATCTGCATCCTCCACACCGTTTCTTGGATACTTTCATCGAGGCGGGCACGATTCAGCAGCGACAGCGATGACGCTGCCCGCAATTCTCTCGGCCGGCTGTCAGATCTTTTCCGGCCAGTCCGGATGGACATCAGCCGTGTCATCTTGCGGGCACTTGAATCCGGTATGTGTCCGGAGTCGGTGGAGCTGGAGAGGCTCGACGTCGAGCTGGATCCTTTTGTTGTCAACTTGGTGGTCCGGGGCTTGTCGGACTCGGAGACAGCGGTGCGGTTTTACTGGTGGGCGGAGTCCCGTCCAGGATTCGATCATAGCCAGTTCGCAATAGCGTACATTGTGAGCTTGCTGTTTGTAGATGGAAATTTTGCTCTGTTGTCGGAGTTCCTGGGGACAGTGAGGAGCCAAGGGGTGGCACTTCATCGATCGTTATATCGGATCCTTTTGTCCGGCTATGTCCGAGCTGGCAAGTTTGATTCGGTCATAGAGACATTTGATGAGATGGTCATGTCAGGTTGCCGTGAGTTTGGTATCGATTACAATAGGTACATAGGTGTTCTAATTAAGAACTGTTGCTTTGATTTGGTGGAGAAGTATTATGGCATGGCGCTCTCGAAAGGTTTTTGTCTGACTCCATTCACTTACTCAAGGTGGATCTCTGCATTGTGTCAATCAAATAGGATTGAGCTTGTAGAGGAGCTTCTGGCTGATATGGATAGATTTGGCTGTTCTCCAGATATTTGGGCTTGTAATATATACATTGATTATTTGTGTAAACAGAACAGATTACATGATGCACTGCAGATGGTAGAGAAGATGCGGGGGAAAGGAACCAGCCCAGATGTTGTGACTTATACAACAGTTGTTGGCTGCTTATGTAACAATAAGAGGTTCTCAGAAGCAGTTGGACTTTGGGAAGAAATGGTGAAGATGGGCCTTAAACCAGATGTTGTTGCCTGTGGTGCACTGATCTTTGGGCTGTGCAAGAATAGCAAGGTTGAAGAGGCTTTTGAACTGGCATCAAGGATGTTAAGTCTGAACATAGAACTGAGTGTCTCAATATACAACGCCCTAATAAGTGGCTTCTGGAGAGCTGGGAGCATTGATAAAGCCTACACCATCATATCATTCATGCGGACAAACGGATGTGAGCCAGATGTTGTTACATATAATATCCTCTTGAATCATTACTGCACTATAGGTATGATAGAGAAAGCTGAAAAATTGATAACAAAGATGGAAACAAGCGGTGTAAATCCTGACCGATACAGCTATAATCAGCTGTTGAAAGGGCTCTGCAAAACTCATCAACTGGACAAGGCATTTGCTTTTGTTTCTGATCATATGGAAGTTGGTGGGTTCTGTGATATTGTATCCTGTAACATATTGATTGATGCATTTTGCAAGGCCAAAAAGGTAAAATCTGCACTGGAGCTGTTCAAGGAAATGGATTATAAGGGAATGCAAGCTGATGCTGTGACATATGGGACTCTGATCAATGGTCTTTTCAGTATAGGATACTATAATATAGCTGAAGAACTTTTTGAGCAGATGCTGAAGGCTCAGATTGACCCTAATGTTAATCTGTACAATATAATGCTTCATCACCTGTGCAAGGTTGGTGATCTCAAACGTGCTCAGAAAATATTCTTGCATATGATTCAGAAGGAAATCTTACCTGACACTGTTACTTATAATACACTCATATATTGGCTTGGAAAAAATTCAAGAGCAATGGAAGCTCTTGATCTCTTCAAGGATATGAGGACAAAGGGAGTAGAACCAGATAGCTTGACATTCAAGTATTTGATCAACGGCCTCCTGGACGAGGGAAGATCTACACTAGCTTATGAGGTATGggaatatatgatggaaaatggtATCATTCTCGACAGAGAAGTTTCTGAAAGGTTGATAAGTGTGCTGAAATTTGAGAACAAGTAGCAGCCAAGTTCTTGGAGAGGTTTAGCCACTCGAAGCTGTCCTGCCTCTGCCACCTCCGCGCACCTACCTTAAGAGCGTCAGTAGTTGATTCTAAGAGCATCACTTTGCAGTTACATACAACATGGATGCCCTCCTCCCTTTATGCATAGCTGGACCAGACGTCCAGACCATGGCAGACACATGAAAGTAGCAATGGACAAGGTAATCCTCCTTTTGACCTTCTGATTTATGGGCATTGTGCTAGCCTttgagatgtactccctccgttccaaattactcgtcgtggttttagttcaaaacgGTGGGAGTACACAACAgacatttactccctccgtttcaaaataagtgttGTGGTTTTAGTACAAATTTGAACTATAATCACAACacttaatttggaacggagggagtaattgtgaagcaaaggcaatccTGTTGAACAAGTGGACAGTCTAAGATTTTTTTAGAGCTGGAGAGCCAATATAATCCTTGTTATAATAGCTAAGGATCTTTTCAGATTCTAGCTGAAGACATACACCTGATAAACATTGCCAAAAGCAATGTAAGGTAGTGATGACTTTATAACTTCTTGTTTGATTTAAGTTGGTTCATGCCTAATTTTTTCGGATCTCTCGTACATGCATATTTGTTTAATACACTGTATAACACTTCTCTAAAAATCACAGGTGTGGTCTCCAATGCTTCTACAACAAGTTTAATGTTGGTCCTGAGTTCTGAACTTTCTTATGAGAAAGTCTGCAAGGCTGCTGCCTTCAGCATACAATATAATCCTGAGGTGCATATGACTTCTGGCACTGCTTTTCATTCGACTTCAATTGTATACAGCGAAAGAGAACTTTTCCACCATAAAACCATCAAGTTGTAACTCTGATCTAAATACCTCATCACTATATAacaaaacaaactacttctatcaATACCTAGATTTTCTGTTGTGGAAGTTGCAACATCAGGTGCATCACATATGTTATTAGCAGCTAGGTTTAGAAGAATATAAGTCTGAAGCTTTAAAACATGGATCAGGTGCATCACATATGTGCTATATATAACTCCTATGCTATAGTTTGAATCCACACTCCAGTGTTTCATGATCATTGTAGTTTAGCTACTTGAAGCTGCACTTAACATCACGATGCCAACTGCATAGACAGTACTTCTGCATTGCATGTGACTGCTGTTGATTTGTCCCTATTTTTGCCGCCTGTACCAAAATGAACTAACATCTTGCATTTCCATGTTCTTAGTCCAGTCGCCTGTTTTTCCTTCCATATCCTTTTGTTCTGAATGCAGGCTATGATTGCAGGGCAGGAACAAGAGCTTGTTTCTGACTTTCCATGATACAAACTTCTCTGCACGTGAACAGGCTATATTCAGTTCTGTAGGCAGTTGCAATGATTTCATCTATATCCCTAAGGGCTCCTGGGTCTGAATAGTGAATACTTCAAGAGTGAAGAGTGTGGCAATGAAGTGTCTTGAGAAAATAGTCTTATATCCTCCGATGACAGGTTGGTACCTTTGGGGCATTCAGCAGAGTTGCTTACCGTGGTACATATAACACGGTGGCAGTACTAGAGGAAGGGCCTGGGAAGAGGATTGGAAACTAGATTTGCCGGTCGAAAGTCTATCATTCCTGTGGTCATTTTGTCATAGCAGTCGCCTATTGCATCACATTAGATGTGTGGTATGCAACATGTTTTTCGAAGATGGGGCCATTTGTTTTTCATGTGCAAACGACGTTGGAGAGCTGTCCAACTGGAGCCGATTCAGGAGGAACTTGCTGAGTGCTCGTTGCTGATGGTGGTCGTGATACAGATCCTTCAGCTACCGAGTGAGCAAATGATGCGTAGTTGTGTACTTTCCTCTGCTGCTGATGGGCTGCAAGAAATAAAATGAATCATGCGGAACCCTAGTGTCAGTCGATGAGTTTTTGTACACGATGGGCTAGCATATTTCTGAGTGGAAAGAGTGCTGCTGTCCAGACACCAGCACCTGCAGGCCACATCATGATCATATGGCGCTTTCTCGAGGAACCCAGGACAGACAGTTGGGGTTGAGTCAAAAGGCAAGAGGAGCTAAGCATCACTTAGGTGACAAAGGTGCAAGCCTTCTGGCCTCTCATGTTGCGGAGCTTTCAAAACTGTTGAGATCCTGGAACCAGATGATGCCAGATGTTTGAAGGTTTCTCAAGCTGTgcttgtcttcgtcttcggcactgaAACAATGTAGAATTCAA
The window above is part of the Triticum aestivum cultivar Chinese Spring chromosome 2A, IWGSC CS RefSeq v2.1, whole genome shotgun sequence genome. Proteins encoded here:
- the LOC123187414 gene encoding pentatricopeptide repeat-containing protein At1g13040, mitochondrial, whose product is MFLARRPSGLSNISRICILHTVSWILSSRRARFSSDSDDAARNSLGRLSDLFRPVRMDISRVILRALESGMCPESVELERLDVELDPFVVNLVVRGLSDSETAVRFYWWAESRPGFDHSQFAIAYIVSLLFVDGNFALLSEFLGTVRSQGVALHRSLYRILLSGYVRAGKFDSVIETFDEMVMSGCREFGIDYNRYIGVLIKNCCFDLVEKYYGMALSKGFCLTPFTYSRWISALCQSNRIELVEELLADMDRFGCSPDIWACNIYIDYLCKQNRLHDALQMVEKMRGKGTSPDVVTYTTVVGCLCNNKRFSEAVGLWEEMVKMGLKPDVVACGALIFGLCKNSKVEEAFELASRMLSLNIELSVSIYNALISGFWRAGSIDKAYTIISFMRTNGCEPDVVTYNILLNHYCTIGMIEKAEKLITKMETSGVNPDRYSYNQLLKGLCKTHQLDKAFAFVSDHMEVGGFCDIVSCNILIDAFCKAKKVKSALELFKEMDYKGMQADAVTYGTLINGLFSIGYYNIAEELFEQMLKAQIDPNVNLYNIMLHHLCKVGDLKRAQKIFLHMIQKEILPDTVTYNTLIYWLGKNSRAMEALDLFKDMRTKGVEPDSLTFKYLINGLLDEGRSTLAYEVWEYMMENGIILDREVSERLISVLKFENK